The window CACGACGAGAATGGCCGGCCCAACTTCGGCCTGCTGCAGCTGGCGTTCGATGGCTCCAATACCGCCGATATCGTGTACTTCCTGTTCGATGCACCGTACTTCAAGGGCTACGACCTGCGCGCGGTGCCGCTCGAAGCGCGCCGCGCGCTGCTCGGCGCCGCGCTGGAAAAGGGGGCGTCCGAGGCGGTGCGCTTCTCAAGCGAATTCGGCACCGATCCCGAGGAACTGGTCGTAGCCGCCTGCAAGCTGGGACTGGAGGGGGTGATCGGCAAGCGGCGCGACTCGCGCTACGTCACGCGCCGCTCGCCCGACTGGATCAAGCTCAAATGCGGCCAGCGCCAGGAATTCGTCATCGGCGGCTATACCGACCCGCAAGGTTCGCGCGCTGGCATCGGTTCCCTGCTGCTGGGGACCCACGACAAGGATGGCGTGCTGCAGTACGCCGGCAACGTCGGCAGCGGCTTTACCCAGTCCGTGCTGCGCGACCTGAAAGATAAATTAAGCGCCCTCGATACCGACGAGAGCCCGTTCCCGCCCAAGGCGGTGGCGGGCCGCAAGCATCACTGGGTCAAGCCCAAGCTGATCGCGGAGGTCAGCTTTGCCGAGTGGACCAGTGCGGGGGCAATCCGCCACGCCGTATTCCAGGGCCTGCGCAGCGACAAGCCGGCCAAGGAGATCCGGCGCGAAGTGGCCAAACATGTGGAGGATACGATGCAGACGCAAACAACGACGGCGGCCAAACCCAAAACCAGGGCCGCAACCAGGAAGGCGGAACCGGCGGCGCCGGAAGGCACGCTGCCTGCTACCCTGAAGGTGACCAATGGCGAGAGGGTGATCGATGAGCAAAGCGGCACTACCAAGATCGAACTGATTCGCTACTACGCGCTGGTCGGCCCGCTGATGATGGAGCACCTGAAGGGCCGCCCGGTCTCGCTGGTGCGCGCACCGTCCGGCGTGGGGGGCGAGCTGTTTTTCCAGAAGCACGCGGAGGTTGGCAAGCTGCCCGGCGTGAAGCAGATGGACCCGGCGCTCGATCCCGATCATCCGCCGATGCTGGAAGTGGGGAGCGCGAGCGGCATTTTGTCGGCGGCGCAGTGGAACGTGGTGGAGTTCCACACGCAGAACGCCATCGGCAAGAACTACGAAACGCCCAACCGCATGGTGTTCGACCTGGACCCGGGCGAGGGCGTCGACTGGGCCGCCATCCAGGAGGCGGCGCAGCTGATGCACGCTTTTCTCGAAGAACTGGGGCTGCCGTGTTTTCTGAAGACCAGCGGCGGCAAGGGTTTGCACGTGGTGGTGCCGCTCAAGGGCGGCCTCGATTGGGATACGGTGAAGGATTTTTCGCAGGAAGTGGTGCGCCATCTGGCGGCCACGCTGCCGGATCGCTTTGCGTTCAAGAGCGGGCCGAAAAACCGGGTCGGCAAGATCTTCATCGATTACCTGCGCAACGGGCGCGGCGCCACCACGGCATGCGCGTGGTCGGCACGCGTGCGGCCGGGACTGGGGATTTCGGTGCCGGTTGGGTGGGATGAACTGGCCGCGCTCAAGTCGGGCGCCCAGTGGACCGTGCAAAACGTGCACACGCGGCTAGACCACGGCAATGAACCGTGGGCCGGCTACGCCAAGGCCGCCAGCACGCTGACGGCCGCCATGAAGAAGCTGGGCTTCAAGAAGGACTGACGTTTGTACGCGCGGGCCTCGGGAGCCCGCGCGCACGGCGCTTACCTGATGTTGAGCGCGGCCCGCACGCCGGCGCCGTAGGCGCTGTCGGCCTTGTCGAAGTGCGCCAGCTGACGCTGAAGGATTTCGTCGTTGACCTGGCTGAGGGGCCCGGCCAGGTTGGCGCACAGGTTCAGTTTCTCCTGTGGCGTGAGAAGGCGGAACAGATTGCCGGCCTGGGTGTAGTCGTCTTCCATGCCGCGGCCATCGAAGCGGCCAGCGCCGCCGCGCAGTCCCAGTTCCGGTTCGCCATGACCCATGCCGCGCGGTGCGCTGCCCACCGCGTTGACCGTGGCGTAGTTCTGCGCCGCGCCGCCGTTGTGCACTGCCATCGTGCCATCGCGCTGCTGGTTATGGAACGGGCAGCGTGGCGCATTGACCGGCAGGTGCTGGTGGTTGGTGCCGACGCGGTACAACTGGGCGTCGTGGTAGGCGAACAGGCGGCCTTGCAGCATCTTGTCCGGCGAGTAGCCCATGCCCGGCACCGCGTTCGCCGGCGAAAACGCCACCTGTTCGACCTCGGCGTGGTAGTTGTCGGGATTGCGATTGAGTTCAAAGATGCCCACCGGGTGCAGCGGGAAGTCGCGGTGCGGCCAGACCTTGGTCAGGTCGAACGGATTCCAGCCGGTGCGCGCTTCCCAGTCGTCGAGCTGCTGCTCGGTTGCCACCTGAAGGCGCACTTCCCACTGCGGAAACTCGCCGCGTTCGATGGCGCCGAACAGGTCGCGCTGGGCGTAGTCCGGATCTTCACCGGCGATGCGCGCCGCGTCGGCCGCCGAGAGGTTCTTGATGCCCTGGCGCGTCTTGAAGTGCCACTTGACGTAGACACGTTCGCCGGCGGCGTTGATCAGGCTATAGGTGTGGCTGCCGAAACCGTCCATGTGGCGGTAGCCGTCAGGCGTTCCTCGGTCCGAAAACAGCATCGTCACCTGGTGCAGGCTTTCCGGGGCCTTGCTCCAGAAATCGAACATCATGTGCGCCGACTTGAGGTTGCTGCGCGGGCAGCGCTTTTGGGTGTGGATGAAGTCGGGGAACTTGATCGGGTCCTTGATGAAGAACATCGGCGTGTTATTGCCAACCAGGTCCCAGTTGCCTTCTTCGGTGTAGAAGCGCAGGGCGAAGCCGCGCGGGTCGCGTTCGGTATCGGCGCTGCCGCGCTCACCGCCAACGGTGGAGAAGCGGGCGAAGGTCTCGGTTTTCTTGCCGATCTCGCTGAACAGCTTCGCTTTGGTAAAGTGGCGGATGTCGTGCGTGACGGTGAAGGTGCCGTAGGCGCCCGACCCTTTGGCGTGCACTACGCGCTCGGGAATGCGCTCGCGGTTGAAGTGCTGGAGCTTTTCGATCAGGTGGAAGTCCTGCAGCAGCAGGGGCCCGCGTGGACCGGCGCTGATGGAGTTCTGATTGTCGGCGACCGGGATGCCGGCGGCGGTAGTGATCTGTTGGTCTTGGCTCATGCTTGCAACTCCTCAGTGGTGATTCGATGCGAGGAGTGTAGATGAGTCAACTATTTAGTCAAAGGCAATTAAATTTATCCGAATGATAGGTTTGTACAATCGCCGTTCGACGGCGGCTGGTAGAAAGGGGAACAAGACCAGCAGCGCGGCCGCCATGACATGACGATTCGCGCTC of the Massilia violaceinigra genome contains:
- the ligD gene encoding DNA ligase D, with the protein product MPDALKVYKSKRNFSITTEPADGGESAPDALTFVIQKHWASRLHYDFRLELDGTMKSWAVPKGPSYDTRDKRMAVHVEDHPISYSSFEGTIPEKQYGAGKVIIWDKGTWQPLDDPRKGYESGNLKFEMHGHKMHGKWVLVRMKGKGEKQEPWLLIKEKDDYTRPAAEFSVVDELPDSVSKLPMPGAKSVKSKARAAAPEKPASKASSRGMPEAAVKAALPETLSPELATLVDQPPSDPANWIFEVKFDGYRLLARIEGKQVQLFTRNGHDWTHKLEPLQKELVKLKLPDGWYDGEIVVHDENGRPNFGLLQLAFDGSNTADIVYFLFDAPYFKGYDLRAVPLEARRALLGAALEKGASEAVRFSSEFGTDPEELVVAACKLGLEGVIGKRRDSRYVTRRSPDWIKLKCGQRQEFVIGGYTDPQGSRAGIGSLLLGTHDKDGVLQYAGNVGSGFTQSVLRDLKDKLSALDTDESPFPPKAVAGRKHHWVKPKLIAEVSFAEWTSAGAIRHAVFQGLRSDKPAKEIRREVAKHVEDTMQTQTTTAAKPKTRAATRKAEPAAPEGTLPATLKVTNGERVIDEQSGTTKIELIRYYALVGPLMMEHLKGRPVSLVRAPSGVGGELFFQKHAEVGKLPGVKQMDPALDPDHPPMLEVGSASGILSAAQWNVVEFHTQNAIGKNYETPNRMVFDLDPGEGVDWAAIQEAAQLMHAFLEELGLPCFLKTSGGKGLHVVVPLKGGLDWDTVKDFSQEVVRHLAATLPDRFAFKSGPKNRVGKIFIDYLRNGRGATTACAWSARVRPGLGISVPVGWDELAALKSGAQWTVQNVHTRLDHGNEPWAGYAKAASTLTAAMKKLGFKKD
- a CDS encoding catalase — protein: MSQDQQITTAAGIPVADNQNSISAGPRGPLLLQDFHLIEKLQHFNRERIPERVVHAKGSGAYGTFTVTHDIRHFTKAKLFSEIGKKTETFARFSTVGGERGSADTERDPRGFALRFYTEEGNWDLVGNNTPMFFIKDPIKFPDFIHTQKRCPRSNLKSAHMMFDFWSKAPESLHQVTMLFSDRGTPDGYRHMDGFGSHTYSLINAAGERVYVKWHFKTRQGIKNLSAADAARIAGEDPDYAQRDLFGAIERGEFPQWEVRLQVATEQQLDDWEARTGWNPFDLTKVWPHRDFPLHPVGIFELNRNPDNYHAEVEQVAFSPANAVPGMGYSPDKMLQGRLFAYHDAQLYRVGTNHQHLPVNAPRCPFHNQQRDGTMAVHNGGAAQNYATVNAVGSAPRGMGHGEPELGLRGGAGRFDGRGMEDDYTQAGNLFRLLTPQEKLNLCANLAGPLSQVNDEILQRQLAHFDKADSAYGAGVRAALNIR